One Candidatus Poribacteria bacterium genomic window carries:
- a CDS encoding aspartate kinase, whose translation MLKVSKFGGSSLATAEQVRRVCDIITADPGRRLIVVSAPGKRYSQDIKVTDLLIAAASERLTGKIGASECAEAIERYRRIASELSLPPEVVEPIARDLTERLENSTTDADLYMDTMKAGGEDNCARLIAQVLQARGVDAHYVNPKDAGLLLSDEPGNAQVLPEAYNRLRDLHERPGITIFPGFFGYSEQGHVVTFSRGGSDITGAILASAVRAEVYENFTDVDSVFAANPSIVKDPAPIAELTYREMRELSYAGFSVFHDEALEPVYRAQVPVNIRNTNNPKGDGTLIVPNRKSTDIPVVGIAAMDSVCCIYLSKYLMNRQIGFGRRLLQILEAEDISFEHIPSGIDNMSVILREDNLSTQKEKRIVEQIRQTLAPEDIFVERGLSLIMVVGEGMRHTVGIASRATNALAGSKVNIEMINQGSNEVSMMFGIKSNDMETAVQALYAEFFG comes from the coding sequence TTGTTAAAAGTATCAAAATTTGGCGGAAGTTCCCTGGCTACAGCGGAGCAGGTCCGCCGTGTTTGCGATATCATCACTGCCGATCCGGGACGCCGACTCATTGTTGTCTCTGCTCCCGGAAAACGATATAGCCAAGACATCAAAGTAACAGATTTACTCATTGCTGCTGCATCAGAACGGCTCACAGGAAAAATCGGTGCCTCGGAATGCGCTGAAGCGATTGAACGCTACAGGCGTATTGCCTCCGAATTAAGTCTTCCACCCGAAGTCGTCGAGCCGATCGCTCGTGATCTAACGGAGCGTTTGGAAAATAGCACAACCGATGCCGACCTTTATATGGATACAATGAAGGCAGGTGGTGAAGACAACTGCGCACGCCTCATCGCACAAGTGCTACAGGCACGCGGTGTAGACGCACATTATGTGAACCCGAAGGATGCTGGATTGCTCCTTTCCGACGAACCCGGGAACGCACAAGTGTTACCCGAAGCATACAACCGGCTGCGTGATTTACACGAGCGTCCCGGCATCACCATTTTCCCAGGATTTTTCGGTTACTCGGAACAGGGACACGTTGTAACTTTCTCACGCGGGGGTTCAGACATCACGGGGGCTATTCTCGCCAGTGCTGTTCGGGCGGAAGTCTATGAGAACTTTACAGACGTCGATTCCGTGTTTGCCGCGAATCCATCTATCGTTAAGGATCCGGCACCAATCGCCGAGTTAACCTACCGTGAGATGCGCGAACTCTCTTACGCAGGCTTTTCCGTGTTCCACGATGAAGCACTCGAACCGGTCTACCGCGCGCAGGTACCTGTCAACATCCGCAATACGAATAACCCGAAAGGGGACGGTACACTAATTGTTCCAAACCGTAAGTCGACGGATATTCCGGTCGTCGGTATCGCTGCGATGGACAGCGTCTGTTGCATCTATCTCAGCAAATACTTAATGAACCGCCAAATTGGGTTTGGGCGGCGATTGTTGCAGATATTAGAAGCCGAAGACATCTCTTTTGAGCATATCCCTTCTGGGATAGATAACATGTCCGTCATCCTCCGAGAGGATAACCTATCTACACAGAAAGAGAAACGAATTGTCGAACAGATTCGGCAGACCCTCGCACCCGAAGATATTTTCGTAGAACGCGGCCTCTCCCTCATCATGGTTGTGGGGGAAGGTATGCGTCACACCGTCGGCATCGCCTCGCGTGCGACAAATGCGTTAGCTGGATCGAAGGTCAACATTGAGATGATTAACCAAGGTTCTAACGAAGTGAGTATGATGTTCGGCATAAAATCCAATGATATGGAGACCGCCGTTCAAGCACTCTATGCCGAATTTTTTGGGTAA
- a CDS encoding phytanoyl-CoA dioxygenase family protein translates to MHLTAQQRDHYKEQGFVVIPHLFDTATVTLMRAHYMKRRAEGPKPGDTGGTTDHADDPNHQFPRMINMHNWDELTEEWAADTNLLTVTEKLIDDTPVLLQTMLYFKPPGARGQALHQDEQYITIEPIIGVWVALDTSDAAVGRMVLIPRSHQGGLLSVEAADTAISFTNVQAVKPKNTEELGIDMAPGDTLFFDGKVIHGSYMNKTPDRWRRSFICHYMGENSQPFEPTEGTHVSHLKK, encoded by the coding sequence ATGCATTTAACCGCCCAACAGCGAGACCACTACAAAGAGCAGGGCTTCGTGGTAATTCCACATCTTTTTGATACAGCCACAGTAACATTGATGCGCGCGCATTATATGAAACGTCGTGCAGAAGGTCCGAAACCCGGTGACACCGGTGGCACAACCGACCACGCCGATGACCCAAATCACCAATTCCCACGCATGATTAATATGCACAACTGGGACGAGTTAACCGAAGAATGGGCAGCGGATACGAACCTGCTTACCGTTACTGAGAAACTGATCGATGATACGCCGGTGCTGCTACAAACAATGCTCTATTTCAAACCACCCGGCGCGCGCGGGCAAGCTCTACACCAAGATGAACAATATATCACAATAGAGCCGATCATTGGCGTTTGGGTAGCATTAGATACATCGGACGCAGCAGTTGGACGCATGGTGCTGATCCCACGTTCCCATCAAGGCGGGCTGCTCTCTGTTGAAGCAGCAGATACGGCTATTTCGTTTACAAACGTCCAAGCCGTCAAACCGAAAAACACCGAAGAACTCGGAATAGACATGGCGCCCGGGGACACCCTTTTCTTTGATGGGAAAGTTATTCACGGTTCCTACATGAATAAAACGCCCGACCGATGGCGACGGAGTTTTATATGCCACTATATGGGTGAGAACTCACAACCGTTTGAGCCAACTGAAGGAACACACGTCTCACATCTGAAAAAATAA
- a CDS encoding ThuA domain-containing protein: protein MCYTYAKFYLCIGVYFLMKNEWVVYEGNEGPGKGKHIVLVSGDEEYRSEEALPMLGKVLATHHGFTCTVLFAIDPETGDIDPEVQTNIPGLHHLESADMMVLFTRFRELPDEQMKYVVDYTNAGKPVMGLRTATHAFSYSRNLESPYAKYSFDSEEFEGGYGRQVLGETWVNHHGHHGVESARGVIDEAMQDHPILKGVDDVWGPSDVYGINDLTGDSQVLIHGQVLVGMEPTDAPKPDTVTMPMVWIKTYTGDDGNTSRVLNTTMGASVDLESEGLRRLLVNGCYWCMGMEDAIPDKSVVDYVDDYAPTFFGFGTFTKGVRPEEHAL from the coding sequence ATGTGCTATACTTATGCAAAATTTTACTTATGTATTGGAGTTTATTTTTTGATGAAAAACGAATGGGTTGTTTACGAAGGAAACGAGGGTCCTGGAAAGGGCAAACACATTGTTCTCGTCAGTGGCGATGAAGAGTATCGCTCTGAAGAGGCTCTGCCGATGTTGGGGAAAGTGTTAGCGACACACCATGGGTTTACATGTACCGTGCTGTTTGCTATTGATCCGGAAACAGGGGACATCGATCCGGAGGTGCAGACGAACATTCCGGGACTCCACCATTTAGAATCCGCGGATATGATGGTGCTGTTCACGCGTTTCCGCGAACTGCCCGATGAACAGATGAAATATGTCGTTGACTATACGAACGCCGGCAAACCTGTGATGGGACTCCGCACAGCCACACACGCTTTCAGTTACAGCCGGAATCTCGAGAGTCCGTATGCAAAATACAGTTTTGACAGTGAGGAATTTGAGGGTGGATACGGCAGACAAGTGCTCGGCGAGACGTGGGTTAACCATCATGGGCATCACGGTGTAGAGAGTGCACGCGGTGTTATTGACGAAGCGATGCAAGACCACCCAATTCTCAAAGGTGTTGACGATGTTTGGGGACCGTCCGATGTCTACGGTATTAATGATTTAACGGGTGACTCGCAAGTGCTCATCCACGGACAGGTATTGGTCGGTATGGAACCGACAGATGCCCCCAAACCGGATACCGTCACAATGCCGATGGTGTGGATTAAGACCTATACGGGTGATGACGGCAATACCTCACGCGTCCTCAATACAACGATGGGTGCCTCGGTTGACTTAGAAAGCGAAGGACTTCGCCGTCTTCTCGTCAATGGTTGTTATTGGTGCATGGGGATGGAGGACGCAATTCCTGATAAAAGCGTTGTTGACTATGTCGACGATTATGCCCCAACGTTCTTCGGTTTCGGCACATTTACAAAAGGTGTCCGCCCAGAAGAGCATGCTCTATAG
- a CDS encoding SDR family oxidoreductase produces the protein MANRLKDKISVITGAARGIGAKSAELFAGEGAAVAIWDVNTERGEAAAAQIRSSGGNALFCECDVTDAAQIESAVAHVTSELGTPNVLFNNAGIAVVGELEEISEADWDHQYAVNVKSIYLVSRAIIPLMREAGGGSIINMASESAYVGFPMHPAYTSSKAAVVHLTRSMAVRYAEDNIRVNSLCPGTINTELYQEFLSKQPDPEAINTEIKEMHPLGIGEPEDIAWAAVYLASDESRYMTGAPMLVEGGILSL, from the coding sequence ATGGCAAACCGACTCAAAGACAAAATCTCCGTTATCACAGGCGCAGCGCGAGGCATCGGCGCGAAAAGCGCAGAACTCTTTGCAGGTGAAGGCGCAGCCGTGGCTATCTGGGACGTGAACACAGAACGCGGCGAAGCAGCCGCGGCGCAGATCCGATCCTCCGGTGGAAATGCCCTTTTCTGTGAGTGCGACGTGACCGACGCTGCACAGATTGAGAGTGCCGTTGCCCACGTCACCTCTGAACTCGGTACCCCTAATGTGCTATTCAACAACGCCGGTATTGCTGTCGTGGGTGAATTAGAAGAGATCTCCGAAGCAGACTGGGATCACCAATACGCCGTTAATGTGAAGAGCATCTACCTCGTTTCTCGGGCGATAATCCCGTTGATGCGCGAAGCCGGGGGCGGTTCGATCATCAATATGGCGAGTGAATCTGCCTATGTTGGGTTCCCGATGCACCCTGCCTATACCTCCTCCAAAGCCGCTGTCGTGCATCTCACACGAAGCATGGCGGTCCGGTATGCCGAAGACAACATCCGAGTCAACAGTCTCTGTCCAGGCACGATTAACACTGAACTCTACCAAGAATTTTTATCGAAGCAGCCAGACCCAGAGGCGATCAACACAGAAATTAAAGAGATGCACCCGTTGGGCATCGGTGAACCCGAAGACATCGCTTGGGCTGCGGTCTATTTAGCCTCCGATGAATCCAGATACATGACAGGTGCCCCGATGCTCGTTGAGGGCGGAATTCTATCGCTCTAA
- a CDS encoding dienelactone hydrolase family protein: MQIYHAFMLVLFFASLLFIGNTSADSIKTQLEASPRHGEWVKVTTADERVVNTFVVYPEVKEPATAIIVIHEIFGLTDWIRLVADRLAADGFVAICPDLLSGMGPDGGGTESFGSGDDVRRTIRELSPSQVTSDLDTIQKYARDLPSTNEKVAVSGFCWGGGQTFSYAVHSDTIAAGFVFYGRAAPIEDVPKISAPVYGFYGESDNRINATIDATKAAADAASVTYDPVIYEGVGHAFLRRGMAEDANDAQKAATKAAWERWVSLLRGL, encoded by the coding sequence ATGCAGATATACCACGCTTTCATGTTAGTCCTCTTTTTTGCCAGTTTATTGTTCATCGGAAACACAAGTGCTGACAGTATCAAAACGCAACTCGAGGCATCACCGCGCCACGGCGAATGGGTGAAAGTAACGACCGCCGATGAACGTGTCGTCAACACATTTGTTGTGTATCCAGAGGTGAAGGAACCCGCGACGGCTATCATTGTCATCCACGAGATTTTTGGACTCACCGATTGGATCCGGCTCGTGGCAGATAGGCTCGCCGCCGATGGATTCGTGGCAATTTGCCCCGACCTGCTTTCCGGTATGGGACCTGACGGTGGTGGCACGGAGAGTTTTGGCTCCGGTGACGATGTCCGACGGACTATCCGTGAACTTTCACCGTCCCAAGTCACATCTGATCTGGATACCATCCAGAAATATGCCCGCGATCTACCGTCAACCAACGAGAAAGTCGCGGTCTCCGGATTCTGCTGGGGAGGCGGACAAACGTTCAGTTATGCCGTCCATTCCGATACAATCGCCGCTGGTTTCGTGTTCTACGGTCGTGCTGCCCCAATAGAAGATGTTCCCAAAATATCGGCACCCGTGTATGGCTTTTATGGAGAAAGTGACAACCGTATCAACGCCACGATCGATGCTACCAAAGCCGCCGCGGATGCCGCAAGCGTCACCTACGACCCCGTCATCTATGAAGGTGTCGGTCACGCCTTCCTGAGGCGCGGTATGGCAGAAGATGCCAACGACGCACAGAAAGCCGCCACCAAAGCCGCATGGGAGCGGTGGGTATCCCTCCTTCGAGGACTCTAA
- a CDS encoding sigma-70 family RNA polymerase sigma factor: MSVATLTTTMETYSEISKTEELDLAQEREIVLRCQKGDADAMGTLVIQYQHWVYNIAYGMLGHHQDAEDVAQDAFLSAWENIGKFQFRSRFSTWLYRIVKNKCLNHIDQYQRRKTDPTEIDDSQPWVPLDTVTPEEETLRTEEKEIVHAALAKLRTSHREILVLRELRDLPYEEISEILGCTLGRVKSRLHEARKALKKELERVEW; encoded by the coding sequence ATGTCCGTTGCGACCCTGACAACTACTATGGAAACCTATTCGGAGATAAGCAAGACAGAAGAATTGGATCTCGCACAGGAACGTGAGATTGTTTTGCGCTGTCAAAAAGGTGATGCCGATGCAATGGGAACCCTTGTGATTCAATACCAACACTGGGTTTACAATATCGCTTACGGTATGCTCGGTCATCACCAAGACGCTGAAGATGTCGCGCAAGATGCCTTCCTCTCCGCATGGGAAAATATCGGGAAATTTCAATTCCGCTCCCGATTTTCCACATGGCTCTATCGGATTGTAAAAAATAAGTGTCTCAACCACATCGATCAGTATCAACGCCGAAAAACCGATCCAACGGAGATTGATGATTCACAACCGTGGGTCCCTCTTGATACGGTGACACCTGAAGAGGAAACACTACGCACTGAAGAGAAGGAAATCGTTCACGCAGCCCTCGCAAAACTCAGGACCAGTCATAGAGAGATTTTGGTGTTAAGAGAACTGCGTGATCTGCCTTATGAGGAAATATCTGAAATTCTGGGATGCACACTGGGACGCGTTAAATCCCGATTACATGAAGCCCGAAAAGCACTAAAAAAAGAATTGGAGCGAGTCGAGTGGTAA
- a CDS encoding DUF4956 domain-containing protein, with amino-acid sequence MHIFFDFLTLPPLLNLGADALRVLLSFALGIFIVNIYFWTHAKVPQKSFTDTLIILCMLISVVMVVIGDSIARAFSLVGALSIIRFRTAIQDPRDIGFVFYALAIGMAVGAGNPSVAILATFLIGIIILCIYHWHQRFGNDNEFSLEFCLPTNQDPETIYRPIFDKYLIYERLLEQRVKKTQLIELTFRVRLTNPQEWLAFFNELSGIENVTDVKMDKE; translated from the coding sequence ATGCATATATTCTTCGATTTTTTAACGCTCCCACCACTTCTAAACCTCGGTGCTGATGCCCTTAGAGTATTACTCTCATTCGCCCTCGGCATTTTCATCGTTAACATCTATTTCTGGACCCATGCCAAGGTCCCACAAAAATCGTTTACCGATACACTCATCATCCTATGTATGTTGATTTCTGTGGTGATGGTGGTGATTGGTGATAGCATCGCGCGGGCGTTTAGCCTTGTCGGTGCCTTGTCTATCATTCGGTTCCGGACCGCTATCCAAGATCCACGCGACATCGGTTTCGTTTTTTACGCCTTAGCTATCGGGATGGCGGTCGGTGCTGGAAACCCATCTGTCGCGATTTTGGCGACCTTCCTTATCGGTATCATTATCCTCTGTATATACCATTGGCATCAACGCTTTGGGAATGATAACGAGTTCAGTCTCGAATTCTGTCTACCAACAAATCAGGATCCCGAAACTATCTATCGTCCGATTTTCGATAAGTATCTGATTTATGAACGGCTACTCGAACAACGCGTTAAAAAAACACAGCTGATTGAATTGACATTTCGGGTGAGATTGACGAATCCGCAGGAATGGCTCGCTTTCTTTAACGAACTCTCAGGGATTGAAAATGTCACAGACGTAAAAATGGATAAGGAATGA